The nucleotide window ATGCAAGTCGAACAAATTTCGCCCGGTCGGGCCAAAATGCGGGTCGTGCAGCCGGGCTTAATTCGAAGTCGTCAAGGGATCAACTTGCCTGGTGTGAAACTCAGCGCGCCAGCGATCAGCGTTGATGATCACCAGAACGCAATTTGGGCAGGCAAAGCGGGCGTTGATTTTGTGAGCCTCAGCTTTGTGCGTTCTCCTGACGAAGTGCGCAACCTGCGTGACATCCTTCGTTCTGCCGGATCGAAGGCGTTAGTGATCGCGAAGATTGAAAAACGAGAAGCGCTCGATCGCCTCGACGACATCGTCAAAGAGTCAGACGGCGTGATGGTCGCCCGAGGTGATTTGGGCGTAGAAATCGACGTCGCGCAGATGCCATTGGAACAGAAGCGGATCATCCGCTGCTGCCACGATTATCACCGCCCGGTGATCATCGCCACGCAAATGCTCGACAGCATGCACGATTCGGCCCGTCCTACACGCGCTGAAGTCACCGACGTGGCGAATGCAGTCCTCGATGGTGCCGACGCGTGTATGCTCTCCGGCGAAACGGCCATCGGCAATTATCCGTTTGAAGCGGTCTCGATGATGAACCGTATCGCCATGGCCACCGAAGCGAGCATGGAAGGCAAAATGCTCCGCGATGCCGGCGGCAAGCGAGATGACGGGCTCCATAAGATCACCCAGGGTGTGGTGCGGGGTGCGGGCACGATGGCCCAAGTCTTGGGAGCGAAGCTGGTGGTTGTTTCCAGCCACTCAGGAAGAACGGCCTTAGCGCTTTCTCAGCAACGTAGCTTTGTCCCCACGATTGGCGTCAGTACGAATGAATCGACGCTCCGCAAGATGTGCCTCTACTGGGGCGTGACACCTCTGCGTGGCGCCCCGGCGTGCGTTGTCGAAGAACTGATCCGCTACATGGACAAATGGGCCTGCGAGGCCAGCGTCACCAAACCCGGCGATGCGATCGTGATCGTTGGCGGCTCGCACCTTACGGCAGGCCCCGACGCCAGTGATGAAATGGCCAGCGGCGTACACGATATTGTGATCGTGCATGAAGTTGAAGGGAAGTAGGCGGAGCGTAGCCCGCGATTACCGACGAGCGACCTTCTTGCTCTCTTTGATCAGCCGCTCTTCAAGCCGCGACACGTAGTGCATGCTACTTGTCTTGCCGGCAAAGCCCAGCACTCGTCGATCAACTTCGTGATTTTGTGAGATCACTCGGCCTCGGGCAATATCGAACCGGACTTTCCCTTTGGTCATCCGTTCAAGAAGTAAAGACTCAATGTAAGGTTCGATGGGTGTCAGCACTTGATAGGTGACTTCGATCGTGGCAACGCCAGACTTTACGCTCACGAGCTTGCAGAGTCGCCGCGTTTGCACTTTCATTTTGCCACCATTCTTTCGCTCCATCGTGAACTGATAGTCCCGATCCCATTTCCCACCGACCGCAATCGGTTTCTTAGGAAGTTGCAACGTGATGGGCATGTCCTCAGTGACTTTCGGCTGCGGATGCTTTTCCTCACGCTGGACGATTTCCCCCGAGGGCTTGATCCGAACCAACGTCAACGGTACACCCACGGCAGACGCGGCTTGCTGAAAAATTGCCGGCGGATTCTTATCCTTGGTGCTGTCATACTTCGCGACGCCCTTTTGTGGTTGGCGGTTGGTCATCTTGATCGACTCAACCACGTGCATGAACTCAATTTCGCCATTGGGCAGCACATCGGTCACCTTCCATGCTTTTACTGAGTCGCTGACCGACTCAACATCCTGGGTGGTCTCTTCGAGTGTCGTGCTGACGTTTGCTTCGTGCTTGACTTGATACCGAAGCACGTCCCCCATGGCGAACTTGTATTTCAGTTCGTACTTCTGGGCGGCGTGAAGGCTTGCCGTCGAGAGAAAACCGATCACTAGAGTGGCTAAGAGAAATAGTTTGGGTCGCGAGAAGCTCATGCGGGTGCATCCTTGCACAGTTAGGTTCAAAAAAAGTTGATCACTTGCTTGCGATTAGTCCGTTAGCCTACCGCCCCAATGCAACTTTTCACGCAAAGTGCGATAGTAGCCTCGGCCACTGACTTCAATGAGCTTGAACTCAGCGGCTGATCGCTTCACGACGATCCGATCCTCTGCGGTCAGTTGGCAGATCACCTTACCGTCGACCACCAGTGTAGTCCCTTCGTTCGGATCAGGCACTGCCAGTTCGTAGACTCTGTCCGCCGAATCCACCACTGGTCGATTCGTGAGCGTGTGGGGGCTAATGGGAGAAACCACCACGGCCTGCATCGCCTTACTGAGAATGGGACCTCCCGCGGAGAGATTATGGGCCGTAGAACCAACGGGAGTGCTCACGATCAGTCCATCACAGCTATAGGTAGTGGCTAATTCACCATCAACCACCAACTGAACTGCTAGCATTGCAAACGGGGGACCCGCGAGGACGGCTACTTCGTTAAGCGCCAGCGCGCGGCAGAATTCTTCATCCCCGCGCATGACGACACATTCAACCATCAAGTGGGGCACAACCTCGTAATCGCAGCAGGCCAAGCAGGGTAACACTTCGGCCAAGTGATCGGGTTGAATGCCGGCGAGAAATCCTAAGTGCCCGAGATTCACCCCAATCACCGGCATCTGCCGATAGCCCATGAGATGTGCGGTCCGCAGCATCGAACCGTCGCCCCCCAAGACCAATCCGAACTCGGCCTCGACTTCCGGAAATTCTTCGCCGGAAAGATCATCAATCTCAGCAACAACTTCGAGATGTGCATCAATCGTTGGCCGCAAGTCATCGGCCCGTTCGCGAATTTCCGGACGGCTACGATCAGCAAGCAGGATCGCCCGGGGGCGATCCGTCGAGGTGGTGAAGGGCTGGCTCATGTCTCACAGCATAGCAAGTCGAAGAAGCGTCGCCCAGCAATGGGAAGCCCGTTCGCGAGCTATTGAGCAACAACGGACGACTTGACGCCAATAGCTTCGCGGCAAGTCTTCACAATCCCTGCAACGCTCATCCCGAGGTCTGCAAGCAACTCATCTCGCTCGCCGTGCTCAACAAACACATCGGGGATCCCTAGCCGGATTACACGACTCGCATCGACGCCCGCTCCGGCAGCGGCTTCTAGCACTGCACTGCCGAACCCGCCTGCCAAAGCCGCTTCCTCAAGCGTCACGACGAAAGGACATTCTCTGACGGCTTTCAGAATGGTTTCAGTGTCGAGCGGCTTCAGGAAACGAGCGTTGATCACACCGACGTGCAGACCTTCTTGCTTCAGCTGCTCTGCCGCCTCGACACAACGGGAGAGCAGGGCACCGCACGCGATCAGGCAGCCATCTTCGCCCCAGTCGAGGACTTCCGCTTTTCCATGTTCAACCGGTGCGATATCGCGGGTGATCTCGACAGCCTGCGCTTTGGGGTAACGAATCGCACACGGCCCGTCGTGCTTCAGTGAGAAGTCGAGCATCGCTGGTAAGTCAATCGCATCGCCGGGGGCCATCACCGTCATGTTTGGGAAGACGCGAAGGTAACCGAAGTCGAAAACGCCGTGATGAGTCGGTCCATCGGGCCCCGCCAAACCACCACGGTCGAGCATGAACGTGACGGGGAGGTTTTGCAGAGCAACTTCCTGAAAAATGTGATCGTAAGCCCGCTGTAAGAACGTGCTGTAGATATCAACAATGGGCCTTGCCCCCGCCTTTGCTTGGCCGGCGGCAAAAGCGACCGCGTGAGCTTCACAGATTCCAGTATCGAAGAACCGCTCAGGGATTTGTTCTCGCACTGCATCGAGCTTGTTCCCTTGGCACATGGCTGCCGTGAGGACGGTTACTCGCTCATCGGCTTTCATCTGAGCGAGAATCGCCTCAGAAGCCACATGCGTGTAAGCTCGGCTCGAACTCTTCTTCATCGCAACGATTTCTTCGTCACGACGTTCAAACTGTGGCGGCGCGTGGAAGGTCACCGGATCAGATGCAGCCGGCTGGAAGCCGTGTCCTTTCTCGGTGACGACGTGCAGCAGGACAGGCTGATCGATTTTTTGCGACAACTTGAGGTACTTGCGCAGGAGTCCGATATTATGACCATCGATGGGGCCAACATAGCGGAAGCCGAGGTCCTCAAACATCATTCCGCCGCTAATCCCCGCCTTGGCAGCTTCCTTGATTTGCACGAGAAAGCGCTCTGCCGGGTCGCCCAGCAGTGGCACTTTGTTGAGAATCTTGGCAACGACGTCTTTCGAGCCATCGTACACCGGGTTCATGCGAAGACGATCGAGATAGTCTGCGACGCCACCCACCCGCGGGCAGATTGACATGCGGTTGTCATTCAAAACGACCAGTAACTTTTCACCTTGGCGACGAGCGTTGTTCAAGGCTTCGAAAACGACACCCGAAGGAAAAGCACCGTCACCAATCACGGCAACGCTGTGACGCCCTTCTTCTTTGCGAAGCAGATCATCACCACTAGCGAGTCCCAAGGCTGTCGAAACGCTGGCTCCAGCGTGGCCGGTCATGAACAGGTCGTACTCACTTTCCGCCGGATTGGGGTAACCCATGAGGCCCCCCTTGGTGCGGATCGTTTGGAATTCGTCATAGCGACCAGTGATCAACTTGTGGGGATAGATCTGATGACCCGTGTCCCAGATGAGTCGGTCTTTACGAAAGTCGAACGTCTGGTGCAGTGCGAGGCAAAGCTCCACGACCCCCAGGTTGGAAGCAAAATGAGCGCTGCGACAGGCAATGAGATTGCACAGTACTTCACGCATTTCTGTTGCCAACTGTTCCAACTGTGGCAAAGAGAAACCTCGCAGATCGTCGGAGCTGGCGATCGTTGGTAGCAGAGGCGGTTTCTTAGAGGAACTTGGGGTAGTCATCGTGTCTTGTGAAAACTCTTTCGCTGTTACTTCATCTAATGATTTCGCTGCCCAACATAGTTTGCCAATTCCTTCAGCGACGACGCAGCTTCTCCTAAAGAATCAACCGCAGCGCAAGCCTCGGTGATTAACTGGCTGACTCGTTCTCTACTATCTCCTACGCCTAGCAGTTTGGGAAAGGTCGATTTTCCCTGTTGTGCGTCTTTACCGGTCTGTTTGCCGAGTTTCTCGGTCGTGCCGGCCACGTCCAAGAGGTCGTCGACGATCTGAAAGGCTAATCCTAGCTTTTTCCCATATTCATCCAGAGCGGACAACTTCGAGGTCTCGGCATTTGCGGTCAGGCCACCAAGTTTCAGGGAAACCCGAAACAGTGCGCCCGTCTTACGGGCATGAATCCATTGTAATTGGTCGAGCGACAATTCCTGGAATTCTGCCGACAAATCGTCGGCTTGCCCGCCAACCAAGGCCGTCGCACCTGCGGCTTTGGCTAACTCTGAACAAGCGGCAGCAGCGATTTCAGGAACTTCAATCTGTGTCGAAAGCACCTCAAACGCGCGGGCTTGGAGGGCGTCTCCGACGAGAATCGCTGTCGCCTCGTCAAACTTCTTGTGGCAGGTGAGTCGTCCGCGGCGGAGATCGTCATCGTCCATCGCGGGGAGGTCGTCGTGGACCAACGAATAGGCGTGGATCATCTCCACGGCGATGGCTGCCGGCAGGGCGGCTTCCAGACCGCCGCCGCACGCTTTGGCAGCGAGTAACACAAGCTGCGGGCGTAGTCGCTTGCCAGGGGCCAACAACACATAACGAATCGCGTCGGCCAATCGCTCGGGGCAACCTTCGGAGTAATCAACCGCTTCGGCAAGCGCGGACTCGAAGGCGAGTAGATCCTCAGGCGAGACCAATGTCGGCGGGGCAGGGTGGGTTTGCATCATCAATGAATTCTTGCAATCAAAACTCGGAGTGCTATTGAGTTGTATTTCGCCGCGTGTGCTTACACCGCGATGCTGTTTCGGTAGCCCGATTCAGAACAACGAACTCGCGTCATCTTCGTCGGAAGACTTTCGCGCGGTTCGTCGACGGGCTCTCTGCCCAGCCTTCTTGGTGAGGTCGCCCTCTTCACTCTCATCATACGCCTGCGTGTTTGCAACGCCTTGCTCATCAACGGAAGTGACCAACTCAATACGACGCTCGGCGTCTTCCAATAGCGCGTAACATCCTTTGACTCGCTTCACGCCTTGCTCGTAGGCGGCCAGCGAATCCGAGAGCGGCAGTTGCCCACTTTCGAGTTTGCCAACAATGCTTTCTAGCTCCGCCAGAGAGTCTTCAAAACTGAGCGTCTCGCCCGTTTCCTTTTTCTTCTTGACGACTTTTTTCTTTGCCATGATGTTGTGTTTTCTGTAGGGTTTCCATCTCTTGCAATGTTATTCCTTAAGAATCGAACCGCAGAGGCACGGAGGACACGGAGGTTTTTTAGACAAGATTGACATCATCACCATGATTGTGCCTCGCTTACTTCATCTTGTTCATCTTGTTCATCCTGTAAATCCTGTCAAAAACTCTCCGTGTCCTCCGTGCCTCCGTGGTAAAGAAACTTCAGGCTTAATTCGTGACTGATTCAACGCGACTGACGACCGAACCATTAGCTAACCGCGTAAGCAACTCTTCCCCCACCTTGACTCGACGGCTGTCTGTGAGCAGTTCCTCATTCTTGGCCAATTGCGTCAGGCTGTAACCTCTGGAAAGCACGCCTAGCGGACTGAGTACTTCGAGCTTACCGGCAAGGCCAAGCAATTCCGCCTGTTGGTTTCGCAGCGTCTGATTCAGCGAAGTATGAAGCCGTTTGTCGATCTCGTCGATTTGACGCGAAAGGTTCCTCACGGACTCTTCGGGCCGCTCGAAGACAGGGCGTGAAGCGAGCCAATCGACTCGATCACGAAGTTGCTCGACCATTCGTTTCGCGAGTCCGTGCAGTCGTTGTTCGAGCGCGCGGACTCCGCCAAGAAAGTCTTCCGCTGAAGGGACCGCCAGTTCGGCCGCTTCGCTGGGTGTAAGCGCCCGGACATCGGCGGCTAAATCTGCGAGTGTGACATCAATTTCATGACCCACTGCCGAGATCGTCGGCACGCGTGAAGCCGCTAGGGCGCGAATGACCGGCTCCTCATTAAAGCACCACAGATCTTCCATGCTGCCGCCACCACGACCGACCACCAGGACATCGACCGGCTTGCTCAGGCGGTTCGCATCTTTGATCGCGGCAGCGATTTCCTGGGCAGCTGTTTCTCCCTGAACGCGCGTTGGGAAGATCAACACCTCAATGCCCCGCCACCGTCGGCGGAGAACTTCGAGGAAGTCGCGAATCGCTGCACCCGTGGGACTCGTGACAACACCGATCCGACGGGGGAATTTCGGCAAAGGCTTTTTCCGATCGGTTCGAAACAAGCCCTCCTTTTCCAATCTCTCGCGAAGTTTTTGCAAAGCGAGTTCGAGCGCACCAACGCCCAACGGTTCGATCTTCTCGATCACCAGTTGGTAACTGCCCCGTGGCGGGTAGACATCCAGCCGACCACGGCAGACAACCTCTAAGCCATCGTAAAGATCGAACTTCAATCGCGAGGCGGTTCCTCGCCAGACGACCGCTCGCAGTTGTGCGGCTTCGTCCTTGAGAGTGAGATAATAGTGCCCTGACTGGGGTCGCGAAAAGTTCGAGATTTCGCCCGAGACCCAGACAGAGCCGAACTCTTGTTCCACCATCCCCTTTAACTGTGCCGTGATTTGGGAGACCGACAGCACGGACCGAGCGGCATCAGCAGGCTCAGGTCTCGTTGCGGTAGGCATGGCTGGACCGCCGAGTCACGTTGGCGGTTGAACGGGCAAAAGTCGTGAGATGTAAGCCCGCCAGTATACGCGAAACGCCGGGTGGCTTTGTAGGCCGCCCCGGCGTTTCAAATAACTCTTTTCTGCTCTGTTACACGTAACCGAACTAGCGGTCTAGGCTTAACCGGAAGCCTCTATTGTCAAGAGAAGATTAGCCGTTGAGCTTGCTAGGCACGGAGTTAGCCTCCCTGTGACGCTCCGAATCACGCAGCACGTTCCCCCGGGGATTTCGTTTCTCCACACGGGTCAAGGCCGCGACGAGCAAGCTCGTCGGCTAGCACCGATTGCTTGTTCAACGCGTTCTCTGGTGGCAAACCCTGACGTTTCGCCTTCACTTCACCCTCGCGACTCCCACCGCTCGCAGCCCAGTCTTCGGCTTCTGAGGTCAGCCGATTAAGTGTCTGCTCGACGCTTACACGTTGGTCTTCGAGTTCCTCACGACTCAGACCTGCGGGAATGTGTATCTCGGGGCTCACCATTGCACGCACGCGTGAGAACGGTTTGGGAATCGCGAACTGATCCCAGCTCTTCGCCCGCCACGGTCGATCGTAACCGAAGCCGAGCGCCACAATCGGCATCTGCATCCGCGAAGCGAGGAACACCGCCCCTTGGGCGAGTTCACGTCGCGGTCCGCGGGGGCCATCGGGCGTGATCGTCAGGTGCATACTCCGACCACGACGCGACATTTCGCGTAAGGCGCTCGTCGCTCCGTTGTAGGTCGAACCCCGCACGCATTGAAAGCCGAGCCGCCGGCCAACTTGATCGAGAATGTCAGCATCGCGATGTTTGCTCAACAGCATCGAGAGGTTACAGTTCCCGCGCAAGTAAAGTGGCGTGAGCAGGTACTCGTGCCATAGAACATAAATTCGCGGGCGATCAGCCGGATGGTGCGCATCGACCAACGGATCCTGAAAGACGGCCCGATAGTCGAGCGTCCGCATCCAAGCTCGAATGCCCCACGAGGCGAGCAGGCCTCCTGCGCGGATGGCCAGTTTCGGTTTGTCCTCTTGTCGCGTTTTCTTCTTCATTGTTCTCAGTAGTTCTTCAATTAGCCGGTGAGATCGAGCGAGTTTCCCATCTCTCCTGTTGGGTCTTTCGCCAGCTTGGGCGATTTCGTTTCAATTGACTCGGTGGCTTCTTCATTTGCATCGGGTCCGGCTTCCCAGAGGCGGCGACCGTCGGCGTCGCGTTCACTCGTTTCTTGGTCTTCTTCGGTGGTGCCGATCCCGGAGGCTTCCTCTGCTTTGAGATCGGTTTGCTCAGTGCGCTGCTGCGCACTCGTATCTTGTTTGGTGCGTTCAGTCGCTCCCGCTTTCTGCGACAGCGGTGCCCCAGCCGCGCTCGCGTTGACGGAAACATTGCTGGCGATGTTCATGGCAAGTTTCTCCAATGCCATTCACGGTCAAAAAATTGAAATCTTTCTGTCTATCGTTTCGCCGCCGAGCTCGCTCAGCGTTCGCTAGTTGTCAATTGCGTCGAACTTGCCCCGTTGCTGTTCGTGGTGCTAACTGCGGACGGTTCGCAGGTGCTGCCTCGAAGTCGCTTTGGATTTGGTTGAGCAGTTGGCTAATCCCTGGGAACGGCTGCTTCTGAACGATGGGGTCGCTAAACGTGCCATCAACATACAACTGCAAGATCTGCTGATTTGTCCTTTTCACTAGGTTTTTGATCACCGGAATCTGATAGTCGGTTGGTCCGACTTCCGCGTGGAAAACCAGCTTCAACTCATGATCGAAATTCGTGTAGCCTTTCCCCTTCAAGTTGACTACGTCCCCCAGGAAATCGAGCTGATCTAAATAAATATGCTGCCCATCAAGTCGGAAGCGAATATCTCCCTCGCTAAAGGCGCTTTTACTGAGCCTGCCGTTGCGTAGGGTTTTCAAGAGACGCAGCAAAACCGGCGACTCGTAAATGTCTGCCTCACGAAGATGAATATCTCCCTTGCCGGTCAGTGCGTGGAGCGAACGTCCTGCCCCGGTGATTTCGACATCCGCATCGATCTTGCCACTCATCTGTTCGGTACTACCAAAACGCTCGACAACCAAACGTGAAAGGTCAACGCCCACGAGGCTCGCTTCTGCTTCGTAACGAGGTAAGCCGTAGTAAGTTACCTTGGCGTTAGCGGCGATGCGGCCATCGTAAGCAGTGGCTGTCAACGGTTGGGGCGGCCTACCCGACTGGGCGGATGCCTTTCTACCAAGGAGGCACTGGTTGTCATCCGCCCACATCGGTCCTTTGACGTTGGTGAATTGAACGCCCTCAAACATGACTGTGTCGAGGTCAAGATCGCCACGGGAATAATTCCGCTGCCCATCGGACTCACCAACCAATCGAACCGTGCCGTGCAGGTTGTGCAAGTCGATGCCGCATTGCAGGTCGGTCTGCTGGCAATTGAGTTGGAAGTCCCAGTCGGCGACGACTGGAGCCATCGGAGAAGCGTCTTTTCGGAAGGAAAGAATCCCTTTGTCGATGCGAAAACTTCCGGTCGGTTTGAGCGAATCGATCAACTTGCTCAACTTCGGCGGCAGAGCCGTTAGTAAATCACGTCCTACGGCGATCCGATCGACCGTAAGCCCCACCAACTGCATCTGCCAAGCACCTGTGGGAGAAAAGAAACCGTTGCCATTGGTTAGGATCTGTGTCCGCACGTGCCGCCCGCGGACTTGATCGAGAGTGATCGCCCCTTCGTCATAAGTGATCAGCCCGGAGACGTCTTCCATCAAGTAGTCGAAAAACCGTGGCCGCAGCGATGCCGTCTCTGGTCGTGGGCGAATGTCTGCCCGAATCCGCGGTTTGCCTTGCCCGGTGCGATAGTCCACGTCGGCGGTGAAATCAACGTGCCCTCGAGGTCGCAACTCTGTCCAGGCCTGCTGGACATGCTCGTCGAAGGCTTCGAAGAGGTTATCGTCCAACGGAACCTGTTCGCCGGTGAACCGTAGTGCGAGAACCGATCCGACAGTGGCAGGCTGTAAATAACCTTGGCAACGAATCTGCCGACGCCCTTTGGAAACCAAGTCACGGAAAGTCCAACGGTCGTCTTCCGCATAAACCTTGCCGTTGATCCCCCGCAGTGGGTAGGGGAATCGATCGTAGTTCACTGCTAGGTCAACGAGGCTCATATCGAGTGTCGTTCGCGGCTTCGCACCATCCTGATGGCGATCTATTCGCCAGTTGAAGTCGATCTTCCCGTTGGGATGAAGCGACTCGATGACTTCACGAGGCTTGGGTGGTAAAGCCGCCAGCATTTTCTTTTCGATCTCAACCTGCTTCCCGGTGATGGTTGCCCATCCACGCGCTTCAGGCTTCGGATCGAAAACCTGACCTTTAATTCGAATCGGTTGTCCGCCGCCGTAACCAGTAAGGTCGAGGTCGAGTCGCAAAGGATCGAGACCCTTTCGGGGGACGACCACGATCGAGCCATACCCGTCATGCAGCCGATAAGGAAATTTATCTGATGTGAAAGAGAGTTCGGTACCCGAAAGAGTCGCGTTGGGACTCCATGTTCGACCGTCGAAGCTCGCCTGCAGTGTGAGGTCAACGACGCCCTCGGGTTGGAACTTAGCCCACTGAACTTGCAGCAACTCTGGCAGAGATTTACGCAGCGACTTATCAAGTGGCAGTTGGACTACACGGGCGGCCAGTGTTGTCGGAGCCGCTGAGGACAGTCCATTACGGCGGGCTGCTCCGGCAACGGCAGCGGGACCGCATTGGGCGTGAAAATCTTTGATGGCGAGCTGATTGTCGACAAGTTCAACTTGGCAGCGCAGATTCGTGAGTGGTCGTGGAAGGCGAGGATGCTCCGCGCGTCCGCCGGCAATCTGTAACTTGGCCGCAGCTTGCGGAGCAGTCTTCAAGTCGCCGGAGACTTGCACGTAGCCCGTCATTTGATAGCCGAGTTTTAGGCCGGCTAGAGAACGTCCGTGTGGCGAGTGCGTCAGGTGATGATTTAACCATTCTTGGAGGTCATCGTCGAAGGAGAACGAATCGATCCCCAATTCGCCGCGGTACGCGCCGGTGGCCGGATCGAAGGAAGCGCGTAGCCTGGCTTTTCTTAGTTGCGAGCCAGAGAGCGTTCCGTTGACCGCCACTCGCTGATCGCTTGCGGGGCTTTCCTTGCTTGACCCGGCAATCGCTAAATTCACATCCCGCACCACAAGCGGCGGCAGTTTGCTCTTTGCTAAATCCGTGTAGGTGAGAATACCGCTTTCGATGATGATCGGCGGACGGCGCAGTTGCGTTTGCGGTAGCGGCAAGAAGTCTTCCAGATTCAGCCGCCCGCTGGGGTCACGTCTCACCGAACACCGCGGACGACGCACAACAACCCGCCGTACTTCGGGCACTCCTTGGACCAATTTGGTCAGACTCGCATCGCATTCCAGCAGCAGTTCATCCACGGACAGCAGATGGCTATGCGATTTGGAACTTGCCGCTTCGTCGAATTGCAGATCGTAGATCGCAATCCCATGCCCTTCGATTAGCCGGGCTCCTCCGACGCTCACCTGCAGGTGCGGAAACTTCTCTGCGAGTGCCACTTCAGTTCGCTGACGGATCTCGTCCCCCATGTGCGTGTAGTAGTACACGCCAATAACGGCCACCACCAAGATCACGGCAAGCAAGCCGAACTTGAAAACGGACCAGCAGGAGTTAACGAAACGAGTGAGGATGGCAGCTTCCTTGCAGCTTCTACGTCAGCGCGCATCCCGCGCGCACAGTCCTGCCAGATACTAGAAAGAGGCCTTGAGGCTAGCAATACGGTTCCGCATTGAGCCGCGGTGCTTGCACCGCGTTCAACATGGGCTATTGGCTACTGCTTGGCCTTATAAACTCGCAGTTCCCGCCCATCGCATTGTGCTAGCAGGTTTGCGGGGAGAGAATGCTTCTTGTCATCGTGTACACATTGACAGAGTTCTGCTAGCAATCTCCAGGTCGCATCCGTCATGCCTTGCTCTGGGAAGCCTATTTCTCTCCACGCTAGCCGCAGCACTTCGATAACAAGGGTGTCGGAACGATCCAGAAGTGAACTCACACTCAAGGTGAAACCGTGTCGCTGATCTTCGCCGTCTTTAAGACGGCACTTTTCATAGAGCTTGCGTGCCTGCTGTTCGACCAATTCGTATGTTTCGCCAGCTTGCCTTGAGAGCCTCATCAAAGCGTCGTCAATGCCCTGGTTGAATTCTTCACGCAACAACGGCAACAAATCGTTCCGCAGCCGATTGCGAGAGAACGCGTTGTCCGCGTTGCTTGCATCTTCACGAAAAGGTTGGTCGATCGAAGCGAGATAATCAAGGATTTCCTCGCGAGTACAATTAAGCATAGGCCTCATGAGCGTTACGCTCGGTGAGAGCGGTCTCGCTCGGCTCATCCCGCGCAGACCTCGGAGGCCAGTTCCCCGCAGCAGCCTAAATAGGATGGTTTCCACCTGATCGTCGCGATGGTGGGCTGTCGCCAAGAAGCGGGCGCCCAGGGTGTGAGCCTCCTCGGTCAGTACGTCGTACCGAAGGTCACGCGCAGCACTCTCAATCCCATCGCCATCCTCCGCAGCCTTCACTACCACAGCTACTCGCCGAGCGACGAACCTCACGCCCAACTGCTGACACTGCTCTGCGAGCCATCCTTCATCCTCATCCGATTGCGGGCCTCTTAGCTGATGATTGACGTGGACGGCAGTGACGATGCCGGGCCCTCCGCATTGGTCTTTAAGAGTCCAAATCGCCCGCAACAGTGCCATACTATCGGCACCCCCGGACACGGCAACGAC belongs to Lacipirellulaceae bacterium and includes:
- the pyk gene encoding pyruvate kinase, coding for MTAEAITVSSPSSPPTFESTLDSPESALDRAAQLTTEAASDFRTASNPATDPMPLINDYCAWARTKIIATIGPSCCEKSQITGLMRAGADVFRLNMAHAGPEQQQVFVDRIREVGQELNQPVGILVDLAGPKFRLGEIEGESIFCERDQEFCLVASDPQGPFELTTTYDPLIDELSVGDLVMLADGTVGMQVEQISPGRAKMRVVQPGLIRSRQGINLPGVKLSAPAISVDDHQNAIWAGKAGVDFVSLSFVRSPDEVRNLRDILRSAGSKALVIAKIEKREALDRLDDIVKESDGVMVARGDLGVEIDVAQMPLEQKRIIRCCHDYHRPVIIATQMLDSMHDSARPTRAEVTDVANAVLDGADACMLSGETAIGNYPFEAVSMMNRIAMATEASMEGKMLRDAGGKRDDGLHKITQGVVRGAGTMAQVLGAKLVVVSSHSGRTALALSQQRSFVPTIGVSTNESTLRKMCLYWGVTPLRGAPACVVEELIRYMDKWACEASVTKPGDAIVIVGGSHLTAGPDASDEMASGVHDIVIVHEVEGK
- a CDS encoding NAD(+)/NADH kinase — encoded protein: MSQPFTTSTDRPRAILLADRSRPEIRERADDLRPTIDAHLEVVAEIDDLSGEEFPEVEAEFGLVLGGDGSMLRTAHLMGYRQMPVIGVNLGHLGFLAGIQPDHLAEVLPCLACCDYEVVPHLMVECVVMRGDEEFCRALALNEVAVLAGPPFAMLAVQLVVDGELATTYSCDGLIVSTPVGSTAHNLSAGGPILSKAMQAVVVSPISPHTLTNRPVVDSADRVYELAVPDPNEGTTLVVDGKVICQLTAEDRIVVKRSAAEFKLIEVSGRGYYRTLREKLHWGGRLTD
- the dxs gene encoding 1-deoxy-D-xylulose-5-phosphate synthase: MTTPSSSKKPPLLPTIASSDDLRGFSLPQLEQLATEMREVLCNLIACRSAHFASNLGVVELCLALHQTFDFRKDRLIWDTGHQIYPHKLITGRYDEFQTIRTKGGLMGYPNPAESEYDLFMTGHAGASVSTALGLASGDDLLRKEEGRHSVAVIGDGAFPSGVVFEALNNARRQGEKLLVVLNDNRMSICPRVGGVADYLDRLRMNPVYDGSKDVVAKILNKVPLLGDPAERFLVQIKEAAKAGISGGMMFEDLGFRYVGPIDGHNIGLLRKYLKLSQKIDQPVLLHVVTEKGHGFQPAASDPVTFHAPPQFERRDEEIVAMKKSSSRAYTHVASEAILAQMKADERVTVLTAAMCQGNKLDAVREQIPERFFDTGICEAHAVAFAAGQAKAGARPIVDIYSTFLQRAYDHIFQEVALQNLPVTFMLDRGGLAGPDGPTHHGVFDFGYLRVFPNMTVMAPGDAIDLPAMLDFSLKHDGPCAIRYPKAQAVEITRDIAPVEHGKAEVLDWGEDGCLIACGALLSRCVEAAEQLKQEGLHVGVINARFLKPLDTETILKAVRECPFVVTLEEAALAGGFGSAVLEAAAGAGVDASRVIRLGIPDVFVEHGERDELLADLGMSVAGIVKTCREAIGVKSSVVAQ
- a CDS encoding polyprenyl synthetase family protein; the encoded protein is MMQTHPAPPTLVSPEDLLAFESALAEAVDYSEGCPERLADAIRYVLLAPGKRLRPQLVLLAAKACGGGLEAALPAAIAVEMIHAYSLVHDDLPAMDDDDLRRGRLTCHKKFDEATAILVGDALQARAFEVLSTQIEVPEIAAAACSELAKAAGATALVGGQADDLSAEFQELSLDQLQWIHARKTGALFRVSLKLGGLTANAETSKLSALDEYGKKLGLAFQIVDDLLDVAGTTEKLGKQTGKDAQQGKSTFPKLLGVGDSRERVSQLITEACAAVDSLGEAASSLKELANYVGQRNH
- the xseB gene encoding exodeoxyribonuclease VII small subunit, which encodes MAKKKVVKKKKETGETLSFEDSLAELESIVGKLESGQLPLSDSLAAYEQGVKRVKGCYALLEDAERRIELVTSVDEQGVANTQAYDESEEGDLTKKAGQRARRRTARKSSDEDDASSLF
- the xseA gene encoding exodeoxyribonuclease VII large subunit, with product MPTATRPEPADAARSVLSVSQITAQLKGMVEQEFGSVWVSGEISNFSRPQSGHYYLTLKDEAAQLRAVVWRGTASRLKFDLYDGLEVVCRGRLDVYPPRGSYQLVIEKIEPLGVGALELALQKLRERLEKEGLFRTDRKKPLPKFPRRIGVVTSPTGAAIRDFLEVLRRRWRGIEVLIFPTRVQGETAAQEIAAAIKDANRLSKPVDVLVVGRGGGSMEDLWCFNEEPVIRALAASRVPTISAVGHEIDVTLADLAADVRALTPSEAAELAVPSAEDFLGGVRALEQRLHGLAKRMVEQLRDRVDWLASRPVFERPEESVRNLSRQIDEIDKRLHTSLNQTLRNQQAELLGLAGKLEVLSPLGVLSRGYSLTQLAKNEELLTDSRRVKVGEELLTRLANGSVVSRVESVTN